The Rattus rattus isolate New Zealand chromosome 8, Rrattus_CSIRO_v1, whole genome shotgun sequence genome contains the following window.
CGCCTGGTGCGGCGGCTACGCAGCCTGGGACAGTCCCTGCGCGAGGCCGAGGCCGACGGGGCGGCCTGGGTCTCCCTGCACGCTCAGGCGGCGCCACTGCGAGCGGAGCTAGCCGAGCGGCTGCAGCCGCTGGCCCAGGCCGCCTATATGGGCGAGGCGCGACGGAGGCTGGAGAGGGTCCGGCGCCGCCGGCTGCGGCTTCGCGAGAGGGCCCGGGAACGTGAGGCTGAGCGGGAGGCGGAGGCCGCGCAGGCTACCGAACGGGAGCAGGAGATTGACCGCTGGAGGATGAAGTGCGTGCAGGAAGTGGAGGAAAAGAAGCGGGTGAGAACCACTATGCACTCAGTGGTTGAAGCAGTGGTGACTGGAATTCGAATCTGCGTGCTAGTTATCTTGGATGCTTATCCGTGAAAACTCATTGCTGTTTCTGTGTTGACAATGTGTGGTGCATAAAACTCTAGAACTTGGACTATAGAGTCCCTTGAACACACGACAAGTTCACACTGGTGCATTTCTGGGAGGACACGCCTCCTGTGTCCTGCTTCAAAGTTGGACTCACTTACTGATGTGCAGTACTAACCCGTCTTCCATATATCCTTTATACTGTCCTAAACCATGCAAATTTAGAGGACTTGGACCACACCTAGAGACCTTTACAACCTAATTGGCTGATGAGGTTGATAAGAGTTCTCTCCgggattcatttgtttcttaGTTTGATACTACGAATCCCAGTGTATCCGGTGGTGTGGGTCTGTATAGTTAGGTGTTTCCAGGTACTTGACCGCTTATTCAAATGATTGAAATAAGGGCTCACACAAAATTGCAAAAATACCTAGAAAACTTTATTCAAAAACAATGCAATACCAAGTGCAgagtagaaagaaaaacacttaacAGATTGGCAGCCACAAGGCCCATACGATACTTCGGTTATTTTTGGAGAATGTGCATAACCCAGGCCCACTGGCTTCTCGGATTGCTATGCTATTCTGTCCATGTCTGCCTCACCCCAGTTCAGCATTCATATCTATAGTAGACACTACACTAGTGTCCCACACAATCCTGAGGAATTCATTACCCTAATTTTACAGATTGAGACTTAAAGCAGTTAACTTGACAGCAGTCACACAAGTTTGTACCAATATTACTTCAGATTTAATCCCAAATTGTCTGATTTCAAAGCTTGTCTGTCTCACGTTCTTCAGTAGAACCAGGGAGAAATTAGGATTTGCCAAGTGTTGGTTGAAGGCACCCTCATTTCCTTTGAATGCTGTTAttcagatttattcattttggtttttgtgaTTGTTCtgcctgtatgtttgtatgtgtaccacatatgtgcctaCTGCCTGtggggtcagaagaggacattggatccccaggaactagggttacagatggtggtgaacCACTGTATGGGAGCTGGGAATTCAACCttggtcctttgtaagagttacaAGTGCtcaactgcagagccatctctccagccccactacggctttgtgtgtgtgtgttagtttttgaaaatataattacataatccCCCCCAATCCCTCCAGCCTCTCCAGTGCATCTCCCTtgttctttctcaaattcatggcctcttttctttacttattattacatatatacctGAAATACTTATAtgtgtatgatttcagggctgaccactgaTAATGAATTGAGGTGCTTGTCCCTGGAGAAAACAgtttctcttgctctcagcattTCCCAGTTGCCTGTAGTTGTCTAGGGCTGAGGATCTTGGAGCTTCCCCCTCCGTGCTAGCGTGTTTTTAATGCTGTTCAGATCTTGTTGAAGCAGTGCCAAGGGTCTTTTTGCCCCTCCTACTTTGTACAGTCGGCTAACACtcgtcttacttagggtttctggTGCTCTGATGAAATGTCAtaagcaaaagcaacttgaagtTAAAGGGTTCGTCTCACTTCCACATCCCAGTGTATCATTAAAGCCACTAAGGGTGgggacctggaggcagagctgttgcagaggccatggagaaatgctgtgtGCTAGCTtgctgctctccatggcttgctcagatgctttttttttttttttttttttttttttttttttttttttttttcgagctggggacccgaactcagggccttgggcatgctaggcaagcgctctaccactgagctaaatccccaaccccgctcagatgctttcttatatacctaggaccacctgcccaagagtagcaccacccacaattgtactgggccctcccacatcagtcattaattaagaaaatgcaccacaggcttgcccagtGGCCTGTCTGGTGGTGGTGCAGGGGATGGCTTGAGTTCACTCTTCCCAAaggactccagcttgtgttaagttgacatgaAACACAGCACAGTCCCCCTTTCCCCGGTGTGTACCACTGCCCTGGAGGCCAACAGAGCATTGCTGGGGAGGGTATTGAGAGTAAGATCTAGCACTGTGCTCTCAGGAATGTCAGCACAAGGAGGCAGTACTTTAGTCTGAAAAATTTTGAGTCACTTCAGCAAACATTAAATAAGGGTCCATTAGGTGTCAGGTCTAGTGTCTGATAACAGGAATAGAGAGTAAAATACAGCTCTTACCTTTGATCTTAGAGCCTTGTAAGGGATCGTGTCAGTACAGCATGGTGTGTGTTAATTTTTCAACTGAGAATGGTATAAGGAGCTCAAGGATGGCCATCTAGTTCATTGGAGGAAGGCTTCCCAGAGAATCCAGTGACATCTGAACAGCCTTAAAGCAGTAGTTCCAGCCAAGGGTAGTTTTCCTAGCAGAACACTGAAAGGGGCACGGTCATTGGCTGTGATGGTGGAATTGCAGGCACTTATATAAAgcagatgggagagagaactaggcaagcaagcaaggaTATGGAAGGCAAATCCCAGGAAGATTGACCTCCCATGTGTGAAAGATGGTTGTGTGGAAGCCATCTTTGGGAGCAGTGGAGGACAAACTTTGAGTCTTATTCTGAGGTATTGTGGAGTCCTAggcttttccagttccattccttATCCTCCTTGGGAGCAAGATCTTTGAGGTCTGTTAATCTGCATTTCTAGAGTTCCAGCTTGACAAGGTAAATTAGATTCAGGCATTCCCTGACCATACCTTAGGAAACACTGAGAAACAAGAGCGCAGTACAGATACTGGTGCTGCTGAGAAGAGAGGTTCTCCTTAAAGAAGTTTATATGGAGCCGGGTGGGATGGCTCACATCTgtatcccagtattcaggaggctgaggcaggtggagtgCTGCAGTTTGAAgcctgcttggtctacagagtgagaccatctctcagaaataaataaaacaaaatcagaaaaagggGAAGACATCTGTATGATCAGCTGGGAGAGATAGATCACACCTGTGGGAGGCTGAAGTAAGATACCTCtcttttagtccaataaaaggtTCTTTCTCTTACATTAATAGAATATACAGGAAGAACAGTTACAAAAACTATCAGGTAAAATTACATTCACAGTGTCTAGTTCATATGTATTTAGCAACCTTGGAGAAAGTACTCTCCTATCTATCCTGTCTTGCTGAGTTCAAAGTTCTGTACTTAAATCACTTTCTATCATGACTTGCATTTACTAACCTATAAATATCTTTTCAGACCttgaaacattttattgaatCCTTAACAACTTGAGCTTAGgtatgagactataactatctagtctGCAACCCCGtaagagacctgagaaggaataAAAATTACCTGAGTAAATAGGAAATTAAAATCTGGaagcaagcagcttccaaaactatagaaatgtcAGCTACAGCTGGCTGCCTGGACAAACACCCAAGGTTCTGCAGCAACATGGAAGTATCTGTCTTTGGCCTTCTGGCCCAGCATTGGACAGACTTTTCTGTGAAGcaagaattatgaaggacttgccTACCTTGTCCTTGCAAAGTCTGGCAGTTGGCTTTTCCATGTCCCGCTTGCCCACAGCAGCATGCTGTCTGCAGTTGAGGCAAGGGCAGGTTCCTGCCCAGTGGCAGCTTATAACAACTGAAGCAAACTCCATAAGGAGGTTCTCtgatgctcatcatcttctttgaagtagtGCTGCCAGGAAGAATCATGTTTCAATGTCAGGAAAAGCCTTTTATTAATGAAGCCTCTTAAGTGCCATATTCTGTAGATCTCTGAGGTTTTATaaagactgtctgtctgtctaatatATCTGAATAGGGAATGTTGCTTGTTTCTAGCTAGATACTGTCTGTTCAACTTTGAGGAAAAATCTGCAGAAGGCAAAAGAAAGCTTATTTCTGTAGTAAACCAAACTAGTACCTGACACAACTGTAAGTTTGGTTGACTACTAATTACCCTAAACAGTTTTCAGTAATAGCTTACAAAGGACTAGCACTTTACACTGCATTTCCAAATGACTTGCATAGGTATAGTACCTTTAATGAGttgaaatatatttacaatatttgTAGCAAAAATAgccttaaatttgtatcaatatacaaaatccataccaaatgtaaaatattttgtcttgttAATGTTCTTTAGTCTAAAGGTAGATTCAGTCATCTATCCATTTACCATTTCATTCCTATAtatccccttttttctttttatcccttcTTCCTACCTCTTCTGCAAatctagataggagagaaaggatagaggaaggaaaaagaaagagaaagagatcctTGAATCTAACTTCCTTTACTCTGTTTCCTCCCTGCTAAGCATTAACAACTTGTGACAACTTCAATGACAGCAAACATCCATCAGACCAGGAACAGCCAAAGCCCACCCAGCCCATTGGCTCCACTGGGGAATGGAGCATTCTCTTAAAATTTCTTCCCGATGTCTGGGGGGCAGTGCTTCTTTGGGGGGACCCTAAGAAAATTGGGATATTGGCCAAGTCCTAAGAAAGCTGGCAGTAACGTTAgttgtccagtctctgtgtgatGGGAAAGTGCAGGGCTTAACTGAAGTCCTGGCTAGATGATCTTAGctgttttgaaattgtttttgaGGTAGATATTTGAGGAAACAGCTATTGAAGCAGTCTGTGAGGTTGGATCACCCGGGCTACTTGTCTTCTTTGGTGTCTGGTCCATTTGCTCTGTAAacatataaacttttaaaagtaatagaCATTTCCACATTAACACATGTAAGGAATATGAAGTATGCACAACTCAGCTAAGATTGTTTCAGGAGAACGGCATTTGTCAAAACTTATAAGTCTGTTTGGACTATATAgccaaactgtaatataaattctcatctgtgtgggctggagagatggcccaggagtttagagcactgactgctcttccagaggtcctgagttcaattcccagcaaccacatggtggctcataaccatctgtaatggaatctgatgccctcttctggcatgtctgaagacagtgacagtgtactcacataaaataaataaataaatctttaaaagaaagaaaaagaaagggtgacATGTAATAATAATTCCTGAGGACTCTCTAGTCAACAAGATTTATTGGCCATGTAGAGACATTTCTCAGCCAATCTCAGAGCTGTTCCCATTTAGAGGGATCAGCATTCACTACCTGTTTTGttcttcttagtttctttcttcatgcAATCAGAATTTTCAGGAGGTCTCCCCGAAATCtgatctttattaattttgatagAATCTATAGCTTTTCTTCTGCTgttgaaacaaaagacaaaacctctTCCCTAATGCAACACACTTCCATTCTGAGGTCATCACATATATAGATAGGCTGGCTTAATTCCTCAGTCTTTTCTTAAATCCAGTGTTTTTCAATAGCTGTGCTATGTGTCTCATTGAcgttgacatttttaaaatccaatagAGTGTCATTTAATCTATCTTTGGGAGACCCTATATCTTCTGTTTTATGAGCCTCTCCTTTAAAGCATAGCTAGATCCTTTTAACAGTTGCCTGTATGATTGTAAGCTATATCTGTAACATGTTTTATGCTATAATGTCTAAAAACGTTTTGCATTCTACTggatacatatgtacatattttacattttcaaactctacaaaatgaaacacataagCTATTGTATGACATTGCCCTAAGGTGGCTTCAAACAGAATCTGTACTCTTAATTCAGAATGTGGCATCTCTATGAGTTGCCTTTCTAATTCTTCAGGCTTTTGTGGATTTTTCTCATCTTGAATTACATTACTGTAGGTTCCAGATTGGATACTTCTGATGATTCTTTATTCTGGTTTAAAGAATCCTCTAATCTCTGTTCTGTGGCCTATAACCTAGAATCCCATCTTTCAGTCTTTTTCTAAGTCTGCTTTAttctgatctttctttctttcttttttttttccttcggagctggggaccaaacccagggccttgcgcttgctaggcaagtgctctaccactgagctaaatctccagccccctttctttccttttaagatttattttatgtacatgagtacactgcagctgtcttcagacacaccagaagagggcattagatcccattacagatgcttgtgagtcaccatgtggctgctgggaattgaactcaggacctctggaagagcagccagtgctgttaaccactgagccatctctccagccctattctgATCTTTCTTAAAGAGCATATATAAAATTACAACCACACTGAACATAAGATTATTTATTTGAATGCTGATAATGGAAACAAACTGTGTGGGCTCCAGATAACCTCTTGTCACcgtgttttccattttttaacacagaaaatattttccttttaatctctTAACTCCTTCCTTCAGaaacttcattttattattttcaaacttttttctgtgattgttggTGCCCCATTGCTTTTCTCCAGCACTTTTTAGCACAGTGTCAAATATACTTACCTGATCAGAGCCTTGACTGTGCTTGGGATTTTACCTTCTCTGTTTGGCCTGCTTCTGTACACCTATAGCGGTTCTCTGACCATTCTTAAAGGGTGCTAACCGACCGCACAGGAAGGGGCAGTTCCCCTGTGCCATGAGTCATTCACCATATTTTCAGCCTTCCACCTGGCTCTGGCCTCAGCATGGCATACGCTCCTGCGGTCATCTTGGGCCCATGTGCCACCATGGGTGGGCTGCTGTTTGCCAGCTCACACTAAGCCTGCCACGAATCACTGTGACTTTAGCTCCACACTCCCAACCCCACAACTGCAGTTGTCAGGAAGTTGTTGCCACCTGCAGCTTGAGAGCAGCTTGAGGCTCTGGGGAGTCCTTGCCTTTGGGGCCCTGCCCTGACCCTCTTGTTCCTGCTCCCTACCAGCAGCTGCTTTGATATGAAGGCCAGGATGAGGGGGGTAGGGGAGTGTGTGTCTTAACCGAACCCCCCCCTTCCCCCGCTTTGATATGAAGGTGGGGGGGTCTTAAAGGAGCCACCTGTTCCTGTGGAGTGCTCCTTCAGCCTCCACCCAGGCCTTCTCTCAACTCTTAAGCTTGGATTTCTAGCCCCATGCTGGGTACCAGATGTAAAACTAAGGGATTTTCTATGTGTGCCCTTGCTTTGAATAACGACTCTGAGACctttataattattaaaagcTTCAGGCACTTTAGCTGGACTGATTCCGATCTAAGCCACCTATGCTGACCTGACCTACTTCCCAGCTGGGTGGCTCATAACCTGCCACCTTGTTCTCTTTGGCCTCCTTCAGCCATGTCCCAGTGTAACTTCCCAGGCCCCACCTGagactctctccctttctctgggcTCAGAAGTCCTGTGCAGCTCATTCTGACCAGTGAGAAGATGGTGGAGAAcaattttttataaaacactgagTCACGAGATACTTCATAATAGTGACAGTGCCGAagtccagcccagcccagatCTGTAGGTAGAAATCAGCGTTAGAAAACACGGTGGACAAAACACCCTCCAGAAAAGGTAGGGAGCTCGGCTTGGGTTGCAGAGGGGTAGCCTCTGCAACAAAGCAGCAACATAGTTGAATGATTGATCAGCAAAGGGAAAGAAGTCCTTGAGCAGAGCCATTGTAGCATGCTAGCCTACGCAGTTGACGTATAAACTCAGTAGACTGTGGTGTGCATGGCTTGATCCCCTGAAATCTTGCCTCCAGGAAGGTCTAATCTCTCAGGTGGTTCCTAAGACAAGTTCTTGTGGGCTTTCCCTCAGGAACAAGAACTCAAAGCAGCTGCTGATGGGGTCTTAGCTGAAGTAAGGAAAAAGCAATCAGACACCAAAAGAATGGTGGACATTCTGCGTGCGTTGGAGAAATTGAGAAAGCTGAGAAAAGAAGCTGCAGCAAGGAAAGGTAAGTACGTCTGTGTTATCACCAGGCGATTGGTCGGCCTTCAGTGTAGTTCAGATTCCTGTGACTTCACTGTGGCTTTGCCAGGGCACGTGTATGTAAGGGGGAAGATTAGTATTTGCTGTTTGAAGTTCTTTATCTTATGAAGAACAAGACAGAAGGCCTTCccctctttgttgttgtttgtttgtttgtttgttttatggtgatTTCAAGGTTCTAGCCTGGTCTGCTAAATGAACAGTATGCCACTCTTACTGAGACGGAAGCAGGAGGAACAGTGTTGATTGTTCAGTTTTAAGGGACTTACAGTCTGTCCTGGATGAGAGTTGATCAGTAAAGGGTCGGGGAGGTGATTAGTGTGTAAGAGTACCTGAGTACCTGCACTTGAATCCCCAATGCCCGTGCAAAAGGCCAGATGTAGTTATATATACCCGTAGTCCCAGAATGATAGGAGGGTGGATGGGGCTTGCTGGACGCCAGCCTAGCTCCGGGTTCAGGGGGAGATcctggttcttcttttttttttttttttttttttttccgttttgagacaggtcttatctttctgtgttgccctggctgacctggaactcactgtgtagactagactggccttgaactcatagagactctcctgcctctgtttttctcCTGGCTACTGGGAAGCCTAATTGtacccccaacccctcaatgacttatttatttgtatatgtgaattggtgttttccctgcatgtatgtctgtattagAGTGTTaaatcctctagaactggagttacaaatgttgTGTCCAGATTGTAAAAACCCCAAAGAGACCTCCAGAAATCACAGCACTGATATAAACATGAGGGTCTTTAGCCAAGCCTGAGCTTGGGCCACCAACCTTCCTGATGGAACAGGGGGAAGAGTGCCCCAATCTAAGTGAAGggagtttataaagaaaaaaatgcaagtgAGGGTTTCCAAGCCTTGGCATTACATGAGAGGGTAAAGGAATGCTGGTCTTTCAGCTAATTGGTTTGCAGCATCTGGTTAAACTACAAGGAGGGAGCCTACATCAAAAAGGAGCACCTTGACCTGGGAAGACTTAGGTTTCCTTAGCCCACTCTGTTGTTATCAGCCAGCTGCAGCTGTCAGAGACATTCATGCTTTTTCTCAGACTTCAAGGGAAGGGACCATGCCTCTCTAAGGGCAAGTTAACTTAAAATGgagtcttaagaacaaaatggagtttatttTGCTACCTCAGTCCTTCACAAACAGTTGTGtactgccgtgtgggtgctgggaattgaatctggatcctctggaaaaagTAGccaatggtttttgttttgttttgttttgttttttgtagccaatgttcttaactgctgagccatttctccagcactgagagaccctgtttcaagggacaaaaataaagagcgatagaacaggacccctgttgtcctctgatgtctcaCACTCCACACTGGTGTGCATGGATGCATACCTGTGCACATGCCCCcacgtctcacacacacacacacacacacacacacacacacacacacacacacacacacacacacacacacaaacacacaaaatgagtTAGTTCATTAGCAAGTAGCGTGAGCTGGAATGAGATGAGTGAGGGCCAGAAAGACAAACGTTTGGGAATGTCAAAGTGAAGGTCAGTAAAGAAACCAAAGTaggctggagagagaaggaaaaggtagCCTCCTAGAGGAGGTGCAAATTCTGCTTCTTCTGGAATGTGGCAGGTTGTCCTCCCTGAGAACGTAGGTCACTCTGTGAAGCACATGGCAAGCACTCGCTCCGCCTCCTACTGCCAGGAGTGTAAGAGCAAAGGACCACCCATCTGCTTGTCTTTGTCCAGGGGTCTGTCCTCCTGCGGCAGCAGATGAGACCTTTGAGCACCACCTTCAGCGGCTGAGGAAGCTCATTAAAAAGCGCTCTGAATTGTATGAAGCTGAAGAGAGAGCCCTCCGAGTTATGCTAGAaggagaacaggaggaagagaggagaagagaactggaaaagaaacagagaaaagagaaagagaaacttctACTTCAGAAACGTGAGATCGAGTCCAAGTTATTCGGGGATCCAGGTAAGTTTATCTTTGCCAGTAGAGACGAGGAAAGATCTAAGTTGAGAGTTCTTTTTTGAAAGTAACCCAACTTAAGCCAGAAGGAAGACCTGACTACAAGTTGAGATTCTGAACTGTGTGGTGaaagtcagggctacagagatgaGGGTGATCTTATTGTCATAATCAGTGGCTCAGTCACCTTGCCTTGAGAGTGCACTCTTAACAGCAAGCAAACATGGTGACATGTTGTGCCTTTCTCTTTCAGATGAGTTCCCACTCGCTCACCTCTTGGAGCCGTTCCGTCAGTATTACCTCCAGGCTGAGCACTCCTTGCCTGCGCTCATTCAGATAAGGTCAGAAGGGAAGCCTCTGCTCTCCCTTTTTCTTGGGTACAGGAAGCTCTTAATGAAGAGCTTCTACCATTGAGGTCTGTTGctgtctctatttttaaaagttccttttGGGTATGCAGT
Protein-coding sequences here:
- the Pdcd7 gene encoding programmed cell death protein 7; translation: MALPPFFAQSRQGPPPPQPPPSAPFSCPPPPLPSPVFPPPLPQRPGPFPGASAPFLQPPLALQPRAPAEASRGGGGGGGGGAFFPVPPPPLPPPPQCRPFPGPDVVERPRPPPPGPGPPWSPRWAEAPPPPDVLGDAALQRLRDRQWLEAVFGNPRRPVGPRTPRTPAGPSLGEVRARLRAALRLVRRLRSLGQSLREAEADGAAWVSLHAQAAPLRAELAERLQPLAQAAYMGEARRRLERVRRRRLRLRERAREREAEREAEAAQATEREQEIDRWRMKCVQEVEEKKREQELKAAADGVLAEVRKKQSDTKRMVDILRALEKLRKLRKEAAARKGVCPPAAADETFEHHLQRLRKLIKKRSELYEAEERALRVMLEGEQEEERRRELEKKQRKEKEKLLLQKREIESKLFGDPDEFPLAHLLEPFRQYYLQAEHSLPALIQIRHDWDQYLVPSDHPKGNSIPQGWVLPPLPSNDIWATAVQLH